The sequence below is a genomic window from Raphanus sativus cultivar WK10039 unplaced genomic scaffold, ASM80110v3 Scaffold0957, whole genome shotgun sequence.
TCTTCTTGCTTGGTTTTTCAACCAGAAAAATTGAAAACCCAAAGATCAAAACCTTGAATCCCTTGCTGTGCCATTTTCGGCCAGCCTCCCTGAAAATTCagtcaaccaaaataaaatcgaTATTAAAACCTATTGATTGCTTATCTTTGACTGCcattattttctttgtaactgatatgattttataaatgcattttcgatttttataaatgcattttcgattttatttgactaggcatttaaatattataaccTATAGTCCTGTTTTGCATTAATATGACATAAGATGAAATAAGTTATAGGTTGAAACCATTTGATCTTATTATTGTTTgtcatcttttatttaaatcCTGATCAGTCTTGAGATAAGTTCATTATAGATGTTCATGACTATATAATGTTCATTATTTTCTATCCACCACaaattagagtatgttcatgagggggagtgaggacataacccatgatacatgaccatactaaaatttgtgaaacatggtccacaacctTGAAAATGATTTTGTGATGATTGAATTATATTCTAGATCATTTTTGCATAACATCTATTATTCTGAATTAACCATATTGAATTGAACTtggtttagaaaattttattagatCATGCTCACATTCTGAACTGACCATTTTCATTCACTTATCATATTGTCTTATTGAAATTGATTATACATTCATATGGTAGATAACTCTGATCATGATACCTTAAATTAAATCCTGAAAATTATTATCATCTCTTGTCTTGTTTATGATGcatttttatatgttgtttgACAATGATTGCTTTATATAAAATCCTCCtgaatatataatacatatatatataatacatattaaaatatacatattaaaatcttcctgaaatataaaatatatattaaagccATGGTCAAAATCTCCATTCATATAAAATCTGAACATGGATTGATTATATTATTATGAATCCTCATTCCTTATGGATTAtttgattcagatgtcgaaaatcaacaATCTTGAGTTTGCTGCCCTCAATCTCTCCGGAGATAATTACCTCCAATGGGCACTTGATGCCAAGATACTCTTGAGGTCCAAAAACCTTGGTGATACTATCACTGAAGGCACCGAGCCATCGGTCAAGAATAAATACATGGCCATTGTTATCATTCGCCATCATCTGGTTGAAGGTCTTAAAGATCAGTACCTCACTATTGAGGATCCTCTGGAACTATGGACACAGTTGAAAACCAGATATGATCATCAGAAAACTGTGATCCTGCCAAAGGCCCTTTATGATTGGAGGAACCTAAGAATCCAAGACTATAAGTTTGTGGAAGAGTATAACTCGGTTATGTTCAAGATAGTCTCCAAGGTGAAATTGTGTGGGGAGACTATCACTGATGCTGATATGCTGGAGAAGACATTCTCCACATTCCACACCAGCAATATGTTGCTTCAGCAACAATACCGAGAAAAGGGTTTCTCCACTTATGCTGCCTTagtctcttgtttgttgcttgctgAACAGAACAATGAGTTGCTCATGATGAACAGTGAGCTAAGGCCACCTGGTGCTAAAGCATTGCCTGAGGCACATGCGGCCATAGAGCCAAAAGATGAGACTCCAAGAGAGTCATACCGAGGTCGTATGAGAGGCCGTGGAAGATGGCAAGGAAGTAACCGTGGGTTTCAACCACGAGGTCGTGGGTTTCAGCCACGAGGACGTGGATTCTAGCCACGAGACCATCTTGGTCCTAACCGAGGCCGAGGCTATAGCCGAGGTCATCAAgctagccgtgggtataagtccgaCTTCAAAACCCATGGCTCGACCAAATCTCCTTGCTATCGTTGTGGGATGACCAATCATTGGGCTAACCGATCCAAGACTCCCCAACATCTTGTTAAGCTCTACCAGGAGAGCATGAAGGGAAAGAACCCTATGGCAAATTGGGTCCAACATGATAATGAGAATGATCTGGACCATGAGAATGATGACCTTCTTGGATTCGAGACTTCGGATTGCCTTAAGGAGGCCAATTAAGATTTCGACATCATGTTGCTTTTGTCTTTGCacttttgcatttttttttggctttatgTCTTTGTTTCCTATGTTCTATGACTTTGGCAATTTTatctatgaaataaaattttattttatatatatgccttatataagttaaacttattaagaacaataaaacaaaaaccattAAGACATCAAGTCACCTAAGTAATATCTTCTAAGGTGTTGACTCTTGTCTATTTTCAGAAATGAAAGAAGGCAAGAACCTGCTAGTAGTGGATAGTGGATCAAGTCACACTATATTAAAAGACAAAGGATATTTTGTTAATCTCACCATAAAGAGTGCCAATATCAAAATTATAGCAGGCACAACCAGCCTTATTAAAGGCCATGGCATGGCTCGCATAATAATGCCTAAAGGCACGCATCTAGAAATTGCTGATGCATTATATTCTCCTAATCAAAGAGAAATTTGTTAAGTTTCAAAGATATTCGAATGAATGGTCTACATGTTGAAACTAAGGGCGAGGGAAAGAAAGAATATCTTTTGATTTATAATGACCAAGGCCATAAagaagtcctagagactattCCTGCTATATCTATGGGCCTCTATTGTGCCAATATAAAAATGGTTGAGACTAATGTCACAATGCCTAATGAGTTCAAAGAAGCCTTTAAACTATGACATGAAAGGCTCGGCCATCCTGGTTCAACCATGATGcgcaaaataattttgaactcAACTGGccattccttgaaagaaaggaagaTTATCCCTAAGAGCCTTACATGTATTCCATGCTCACAAGGGAAATTAATAATAAGGCCATGACCTGTAAAAGAGGTTAAAGAAACATTGAACTTTCTGGAAAGGATACAAGGTGATATCTGTGGACTAATTCACCCACCTTGTGGGACATTTCGATATTTTATGGTCCTGATTGATGCATCGACCAGATGGTCGCATGTTTGTCTATTGTCATCTAGAAACTTGGCACTTGCAAGATTATTGGCCCATATCATAAGACTGCGAGCCCACTTTCCAGATTTTCCACtaaagactatacgtcttgacAATGCAAGTGAATTCAGTTCCCGAACTTTTAATGATtactgtatgtccatgggggtaagtgtGGAACACTCCGTGGTACATGTACATACACAGAACGGATTGGTCGAATCCTTCATTAAAAGAATCCAGTTGATTGCTCAACCATTACTGATGAGGTCGAAGCTACCAGTATcagcttggggacatgcagTTTTACATGCTGCTGAATTAATTCGCATAAGGCCATCCAGTGAACATAAATATTCTCCATCCCAATTACTCTCGGGTCATGAGCCAGACGTGTCCCATATCAAAATATTTGGATATTCTGTGTATGTTCCTATTGCACCACCACAGAGAACAAAAATGGGACCTCAAAAGaggatgggaatatatgttggtttTGATTCTCCAACCATTATTAAATATCTTGAGCCTACTACTGGAGATTTATTTAAGGCCAGATATGCTGATTGTCATTTTGATGAATCAGAGTACCCAACATCAGGGGTAGAAAATAACAAGCTGGGCAAAGAAATAATATGGAATCAAACATCCTTAtcatggcaagatcctcggactaaaTCATGTGATTTAGAGGTCCAGAAAATAATTCATATGCAAAAGCTAGCTAATCAATTGCCTGATTCCTTTGCTGACCCGAAAAGAGTGACTAAGTCCTATATACCAGCTTGTAATGCACAAATAAGTATTGATGTCCAAGATGGACACAATCAAGTGGCTACAGAGTCTAAAACACGTCTTAAGcgtggtagaccaattggttccaaagataaaagACCTCGGAAGTAAAAAAAGGTGcaaaagaaaccgaggtcatagatTGTCCAGACAAGTCCGGAATGGCTATGCCTAAGGTACCTACTAATGGGGCTCGGGACGCTGAGCCTCTTGGTACTGAAGACATAGACATTGACaatgatgagatctcaattaattatttaatgtcTGGGACAAAATGGAACCTGTAAGATGTCGACATCGatgatatatttgcatataatGTAGCCCTTGAAATGATGGACTTAgatgaggatcatgaacccacgtcTATACTAGAGTGCACTCAAAGATCAGATTGGCtcaaatggaaagaagccataaacgtggagttaGAATCATTTAAGAAAAGGAATGTCTTTGGATCGATTATTCGGACACCTTGTGATGTTAAACCAGTGGGATATAAGTGGGTATTTGTGAGGAAGAGAAATGAACATGGTGAAATTGTAAGATACAAAGCACGgcttgttgcacaaggattctcacaaatACCAGGCATTGATTATGAGGACACATACTCCCCTGTGGTGGATGCAACTACATTTCGATTTTTAATAAGTCTGGCCATCAAAGAAAATTTGGATATGCGGTTAATGGATGTTGTAACCGCATACCTTTATGGTCCACTGGATAAcgaaatatatatgagattacCAGAGGGTATTGAGCTCAAAGATAATAAAGGTTCTCGAGAAGAACACTGCATAAG
It includes:
- the LOC130503446 gene encoding uncharacterized protein LOC130503446, whose protein sequence is MSKINNLEFAALNLSGDNYLQWALDAKILLRSKNLGDTITEGTEPSVKNKYMAIVIIRHHLVEGLKDQYLTIEDPLELWTQLKTRYDHQKTVILPKALYDWRNLRIQDYKFVEEYNSVMFKIVSKVKLCGETITDADMLEKTFSTFHTSNMLLQQQYREKGFSTYAALVSCLLLAEQNNELLMMNSELRPPGAKALPEAHAAIEPKDETPRESYRGRMRGRGRWQGSNRGFQPRGRGFQPRGRGF